In Acidisarcina polymorpha, the DNA window CGCCAGGCGGTGTAGCTGGCGATTTCATGCCAGAGCCGCTGCGCTGCTTTCCAGCGGGAGATGGTCTTGGTTTCGGGTCTAGGTGAGGTGTAGACGTCGAGCCCCTCCTGGGCACAGAGGGAGTGAATTCGAAATAAGTGGGTGCCGTCGCTCACCACTACGATTCGTTGCAGGTGATTTTCCCTGGCGATGACGGCCAGCCGCTCGGCGGATTCTTTGGTATTGCCGCTTTGGGTCTCGGCGATGATCTGGTTTTCAGGAATACCTTGAGCGAGCAGATAATCGTGGCCGACGGAGCCTTCGGAATGATCTCCGTCACCTGCTCCGCCGAGGGTGATCACCAAGGGCGCAATTCCCTGGCGGTGGAGAGCGAGCCCATGATTCAACCGAGCTCGGAAGACCGGCGAGGGGCGGCCATCGTATTCCGCCGCGCCGAAGATGGCGATCGCATCCGCAGGGCGCGCTTCGTCCAGATGGGCATAGTATTGGATCTGCCGATTCACCCAGACGAACCAGCTCAGCACACCCAGGGCGACAACACCAAACAGCAGAATAAGAAGCCTGGCTTTCATCCTTTTCTTCCAACCGACTTCAGGCACTTCCAACCGGCGTCAGGCCTGAAGAATCAGCGCGATTTCGTGGGTCGGGATCGAACCCTCGCGCAGCACCTGCCAGGCGTCTTCCCCGCCGGAAAGATCGACAATGGTGGTTGGCAATCCTTGACCGCTGGGGCCGCCGTCGATGATCAGCGGGATGCGGTCTCCGATCTGGTCGCGCACGCACGCCGCATAGGTGCATTCCGGCAACCCCTGGAGGTTGGCGGAGGTGGCGGTGATGGGAAGCCCAAAAGCCTCCACGACTGCCCGTGGGATTGCGGCATCAGGGACGCGCAGGGCCACGTTGCCGGTATTTGCGGTGCTTCGCAGCGGCAGCCGCGAACTGGCGCGGACGATGATCGTGAGGGGACCGGGCCAGAACCGCTCGGCCAGCCGGTCGAAGCCGGTCCCGATGTCCCGTGCAAGTTCATAGGCCTGAGCGGCGTTGCTGATGAGTAGCGACAGCGGCTTGTGGCGCATGCGGGTTTTGATTTCGTAAATGCGATCGACTGCCCGGAGATTGACGGGATCGACCGCCAAGCCATAAAAGGTGTCCGTGGGCAAACCGACGACACTACCACTGCGCAAGCAGGAGACAATGTATTCGATTCGTTCTGCTTCCGGTTCGTCCGGGTGAACGCGAAGGATTTCCGCCGACAAGATTTCTCCAAAAAGATGGGGTTGAGGCGGCTGCTATTGCGGGCCGGAACGACGTCGTGACCGGCGGGGTAAAATCGCAGCAATGCCGCCAGCTTCACAACACAGGCTCTCTCGCATTGTACAGAGTCGTCAGAATGGCCGGGTCAAGGAATTGCGGGCCAGCTTCTCGCCCGGGAGCCGATTCGAGAGCGGCCGTGTCGGCATCGAAGGCGAACATCTTCTCTCCGAGGCAGTGCGCAGCGGGATTCGGATCATTTCGGTGTTCTTTCGGACCGGAGCAGAAGGGCTGCTGAGCCGCATTGCCCTCCCGGCAGAAGTAGAGGTGATCGAGCTTCCCGCGGAGATCTTTGCCAGCGCGGTGACGACCGAATCTCCGCAAGGAATAGCCGCTCTGGTCGAGCCGAAGGTCTTTTCGCTGGACGACATGCTGATTGGCAAGACCCCTCTGATCGTGGTCGCAGCGGGGTTGCAGGATCCTGGCAATCTGGGGACGCTGGTCCGTTCGGCCGAGGCCTTTGGGGCTACCGGTGTCATTACCCTGCCTGGAACGGTCAGTCCGTGGAACGCCAAAGCACTACGGGCCTCTTCGGGATCAACTCTCCGGGTAGCGGTGGTCCAGGCTCGCGAGGAAGAGGCGTTTTCCTGGCTGCGCGTGTCCGGCCTAAGGATCTTTGCCGCCGTAGCTGAAAAGGGTTCTGCGGCTGCAGCGACGAACCTCGGGCAACCGGCTGCACTGCTTATTGGCAATGAGGGGAGCGGACTGTCGCCCATCCTGCTGGATCAAGCAGACGAGCGGGTCACGATTCCCTGCCCTGGGCCGGTCGAATCCCTGAATGCAGCGGTAGCCGGCAGCATCCTCCTCTATGAAGCTTCAAGGCAGCGCGGAAGCTTCAAGGCAGCGGGCGGAGCAGATGAGAGCGGCAAGCCGGGCGCATAACTCATTCGCGTACAAAATTCGCATCAAATCGGGAAAAGGACTGTCTAGACAATGAGCACACCAAGCTACTCCAATGATTCAGCAGCCCAGGCCGTGGCTGACCGCCAGATCGATCCCTTGAACGATGACAAGCTGCGGCAGGCGGCTGAGTTGCTGCTGAGGGCGCGTCGTGAGCGCGAGCCCATTTCAGAGTTACCGGCGGGCTTGCGTCCGACGACTCTGGGCGAGGCGTATCGCTTGCAGGAGATCATGATCTCCACTTTAGGACCAGTCGGAGGCTGGAAGGTGGGAGCACCCTCGCCGGATGCCGTCCCGCTTTGCGCGCCAATGCCCCTGCTGGGCGGGTTTGGGCAATCGAACGTGACCATCGGCGCCAGCTTCAGCCGGTTTCGCGGGGTCGAGGCCGAGATCGCCTTTCGACTAAGAAGCGATCTGCCGCTTCGCGAAAGACCTTACAGCCGCGAAGAGGTCGTAGCCGCGATTGCCGGAGCTCACCCGGCAATCGAGATCCTGGAGGCGGCATTTTTAGATCCGGATTCAGCGGACCGGCTATCAGTCATCGGCGATTTACAGTCCCATGGCGGCTTCGTTCACGGAGCGGCTCTGCCCGATTGGCGCGATGTGGATTTCGCTCATGAATCGGTAATCATGATTGTGGATGGCGTCGTCCGCATCGAGTCGCGGGCGTCAAACTTAGCGGGAGTCGATTTGCTCAGGCTGGTTACCTGGCTGGCGAACGAGGGCCAACCGCGCACTGGCGGGCTCAAGGCCGGCGACTGGATCACGACCGGCAGCTGGACGGGCAAAGTCCTGGCGTCTGCGGGCTCCGAGGCGATTGCCCGGTTCTCCACCTTTGGCGACGTCGTGGTCCGGTTTGCGGATGAGGAGTAATTTTTTTCGCTAGGTTTGCGCTTGCTTAGCGAAGGGCCACTCACGCCGGTACCGTGCCCGCACAAAGTAGATCAGCAGACCAGAGATGGCGATCATGGCGCCATAACGCAGCTCTCGGGAGGCGTTCGGCCGGGAGATCAGGATAAAGAGGAAGCCGATCCCCGCGAGGACCGGTGGGAGCGGATAGAGCCACATCCGAAAAGGGCGATCACGATCGGGTTCCCGGATCCTGAGCAAAATGACGCCAACGTGCTGAAGCAGGAATTGAAGAATGATGCGAATGGCGACGAGCGCGGCGATGACATTCGAGAGGTCAAAGAAGCAGAAGAAGGTCGCAACGGTTCCCAAGGCGAGCAGAGAGACATTGGGGAAGGCTTCGCGCGGATGAAGCCGGGCGAAGATCTTGAAGTAGTTCCCGTCGAGCGCGGCTGCATACGGAACGCGGGAGTAGCCGAGCAGCAGAGCAAAGACCGAGGCAAAGGCCGTCCACATCACCAGCAGCGCGATGATCCGCGCCGCGGTCGCACCAAAGGTCCGCTGCATGACCAGGGCGACGACCGCGAAACGTCCTTGGGTATTGATGGAAGAATTCATTTCCTGCCATGGAATAACGCCGAGCACACTTACGTTCATCAGTAGATACAAGACGGCGACGATGAAGATGGAGATCAGGATTGCGCGGGGAATCGCGCGGCCTGGTTCGCGGATCTCGCCGCCGAGAAATGCGACGTTGTAGTAGCCCCAGTAGTCGTAAGTAGCGATGAGGGTCGCGGCGCCAAGTCCGGAGAAAAAAACGTGACCTGGATGGAAGGCCCCGGAAGGGAAACTGAATGCCTGCGCGGAATGGAAGTGAGTAAATCCCGCTACGATGACGCTGGTGATGGTGATGAGCACACCGGCCCAGAGAATCCATGCCAGCCGGGTAATCGAGCGCACATTGCGATAGAGAAGCGCGACGGTCACGGCGCAGGTTGCGGCGGCCGCGAGACTGGTATAGCGCAGATCGCCCAGCCACGGCAAGTTCGAGTGGCTGAAGACTCGATTTGCCAGAGGGGACCAGAGATAGGCGGCGTACTGGGCGAGACCGATACACCCGGAGGCGATCGACAGTGGCGCACTGAACCCCATCTGCCAGACGTAAAGGAAAGACGCCAGGCGTCCGGCGCGATCGCGTCCGTACATCTCGCGCAGATAGGCGTAGGAGCCTCCCGCCTGCGGCATCATGGCTCCCAGCTCTGCCCACACCAGTCCATCGCAGATGGCAATGACGGCGCCGAGCACCCATCCGAGCATTGCCTGAGGACCGCCCATTGCGATCACTACCAGTGGCAAGGTGATGAAGGGTCCCACGCCGATCATGTTCATCATGTTGAGCGAGAGCGCGCTACCGAAGCTCACCTGGCGGGCAAGCTTTGGGGCAGCGGGGGAGGGGTTCGCAGTGGCGTCCGCGGGGCTGTTGGTGAATTTGGCCATCAATGCGTCATCGATCCATGTCCGAGAATCCGAGCACGGGGTACTCGCATCTTTAGATATTCGAAAGTACCAAAGCACAAGTACAGATGGTGATGTGCCGGAGATTGATTCTGTAGGCGTTATCCCGGGGGGAAACGCCTGCGGACTTGAGCGGCACGCATTACAGTAGCTGTACTTCTGCTTTAGGAACTGCCCGGATTGTACACTGGGCTCTATTCACCCATTCAGATCTCGCACTTAGCTCATTAGGCTTGGACCGTTGATGATTCGTCGTACAGTGCCGGTTGTTCTGCTCCTCGTTGTCGCGGCTGGAGCCATATCTTCGCGTCCGAACGCCGTGGCACAGCAGTCGCCGGTATCCCGAGAAGGAGCGTCGCTTCGTGGGGATGCGCAACCGCTCCCTGAAGATCGCGGAGCGAATGGACTGTGGCAGGATCTTAAGCGCCTGCATACCTGGGCGAGCATGATGATGATTGTCGCCCATCCCGACGATGAGGATGGCGGCATGTTGACTTACGAATCCCGAGGGCAGGGAGTGCGCACATCGATGCTCACTCTGACCCGGGGCGAAGGCGGCCAGAACGTGGTGTCCAGCGATGCGGACGATGCTCTGGGATTAATACGCACCAACGAACTGCTCAAGGCAGATCAGTATTACGGCGTCGATCAGTACTGGTCACGCGTTGCCGACTACGGATTTTCGAAGACGATTGATGAGGCCTTTCAACAATGGGGCCACGATCGCGTGCTCTACGATGCGGTACGAGCGGTACGTCTGAATCGGCCGCTGGTGATCACCGCAAGCTTTATTGGGGGCATTACGGACGGCCATGGTCAACACCAGGTCTCGGGCGAGATGGCGCAGGAGGTGTTCTCGGCGGCCGGCAATCCGGATGTGTTTCCCGATCAGATTCGCGCCGGTCTGCGCCCGTGGTCTCCACTGAAGGTCTACGCGAGGGTCCCCAATTATTCACTCGGCAAAGAAGGCATGTTCGATTACGCCACCGGTAAGTGGGCGCCGGTTCGCTTCTACAACTACATCACCAAGGAATGGAGCACCAGCGTTCCCTCGACCGATGTCGTCGTTCCAGAGGGCGCTTACGATCCTTTGCTGGGCTTAACTTATGTCCAGTTTGCCCGTCAGGGGTGGGGATTTCAAAAAACCCAGAATGGCGGCGGCTATGTGGTTCTACCGGGAGAGGTCAACTCCGACTATCACCGGTATGGATCGCGGATGAAGAGTGGCGGAAGCGAGTCCTCTTTCTTTGATGGAATCGATACATCCCTGGGTGGAATCGCCAGCCTCGCTCACGGCGACACAGCGTTTTTAACGGCCGGTTTGAAAACCATCAATGCAAAAGTAGAAACGGCAATCGCCGCCTTTGACCCGGCTGCTCCGCAGAAGACAGCACCCGCGCTACACGATGGCTATCTGGCTACGGACAAACTGATCCGGCAACTCGATCAGAGTTCCCTCTCCGCTAGCGATAAGGCAAACGTTCGCGAGGAACTCGACTTGAAGCTACAGCAATTCAGCACCGCTCTTGCCGCGGCGCTCGGTCTGCAGATCGATGCACTGACAACGTCGGAAAAGTCGGCGACGCAAGCCGATACCCCCCCATTATCCGCAGAGGAGACGCCCGCTGCGGTAACTCCGGGATCGAAGGTGTTCGTACGACTGCATGTTTTCAATCCGGCCATGGGAAACGCGGGACCAGCTGCGAGGCTGGTAAAGACGTCGCTCGTCTCTCCGGTTGATGCTGCGTCAAGTGTGGAGCGCTTGCCGGAAACGAAATCCTCGGATGGCGCGCGCGACGCATTTTTTCGCGTCAGCCTGGCGGCGAATGCCGCTGTTACTCGTCCTTACTTCAGCCGCGAGAGCACCGAGCAGGGCTACTACAACGTGGATGATCCTCGATGGTTGAACGAATCCTTTGCGCCTTACCCACTACAGGGGTGGGCGGACTTCGATTATGAGGGCGTTCCGATCAAGGTCGGCGAAGTGGTGCAGACGGTGCATCGCATCGAGGGTGCGGGCTCGGTCGAGAACCCGCTCGTCATCGCACCGGGAATCTCTATCAGTATTCATCCCCCAGCGGGCGCGGTTCCGCTTACGCAGACTGCATTCTCGCTCTCCACCAAAGTACACAGTAACCTCGACGGGCGTGCCGAAGGGACGGTACACCTCGATCTGCCGCACGGCTGGAGATCCGAGCCAGAAAGCACAGCCTTCCGTTTGAAGACGGGGGAAGAAGAGGAAGTCAGCTTCAAGGTCCTTCCTAATAAGCTTGAACAACGCTCCTATGAGATCAAGGCGATCGCCAGTGTTGGCGGCCACGAATATAAGGATGGCTACCGCACCGTCGGCTATCCGGGCCTGCAGCCTTACAACTACTACCGGCCGGCAACTTATCGCGCCCGCGGAGTGGATGTCCAGGTTGCACCGGGATTGAACCTGGGCTATGTCATGGGCCCGGGCGATGACATACCTCAGGCGCTCGAAGACTTAGGAGTCCATCCACATCTGCTCAGCACAGAGGAGATCGCTTCCGGCGATCTGAATAGATATAACGTCATCGTTCTTGGAATTCGGGCGTATGCGGCTCGTCCTGACTTAGCGGCCAACAATAGTCGTCTGCTTGAGTATGTTCGCAACGGCGGCAACCTGGTGGTGCAATACCAAACTGGCGAATACGACCATAGCTATGGGCCTTATCCCTACGTGCTGGGGCGCAGTCCCGAGAAGGTAGTGGATGAAAGGGGCACGGTCACTCTGCTCGATCCTAAGAGCCCGCTGCTCAGTTGGCCGAACCAGATAACACCGGCGGACTTTCAAGGCTGGGTTGAGGAACGCGGGCACTCGTTCATGCAGAGCTGGGATTCGCACTATATCGCTCTTACAGAGACCCACGACCCTGAGCAGGATCCACAGAAAGGCGGCCTGCTCTATACGCGCGAAGGCAAGGGTATTTATATCTATGTCGCGTTTGCACTTTACCGGCAAACGCCGGAGGCAGTTCCGGGCGCCTACCGGCTGCTGGCTAACTTGATCAGCGCGGGGCTTCATCCCTAGTGAACTAACTGCTCGAGATGCTGTGGCGCGGGTGACGCGAATTTCTCTCATCAAGTTGACATAGGACACTTGAATGGAAATGCGCAGCTTAGGACCCTAGAACGGGATGCGCAGTGTTAGTACGGTCGCATGATTGTAGGTGTGAAAGTGAGTCAGGGCAATTTGCTCGCCGGCGCCAAAGGTCAAGCCTAGTCTGCCCGGACGTCCGCTGGCATCGTGCGAGAGAGGCACGCGGCCGAAGATGATGCCCGGGGTGCCAAATGTCGAGACGTGTCCGTCATTCGCACCACCTTTGTAGAAACTGGAGTTGAACTCCGCCTCGGGCCATATGAATCGTCCTAAACCGCTCGACGCGAGCCGGTATTGGATGGTGTTATTCCAAGTTATCGTGTGTCCCAGGCCTTTCGAGTTAGTTACCGGGAGCGAGCCACCGGCGGTTGAAACCAGATCGAGGCGGCCGAAACCCTTACCAACGGCGAGGGTCGGAGTGACCACCGCGCAGCAGCTTCCATTTCCGTTTTTGCCAGTGGGAATAGTTGCGGCAAAGAACACTGTAACGATCCCATTCCCATGCTCCTCGTTGCGGGAGTAGAGGCGGCCTTTCGCGAGGAACGACATATCTCCGAAGCCATCCTGTTCGCCATTAGAGCGATTAAAGAAGGGTGGAACATTAATGATGATTTCCGTATGCCTCTCGGGAATGAACTCCAGACCTTTGGAATTGCCGTAGTTCCACACGGCGAAGCCCTTCGGATTGTACTGATGGACGAAGTCGGTGCGAAGCTCCTGCTCGAGCCGGGGCGTCACGGTCACCAGCGGAGTCACCCAGTGAGGCTGCTCCGCTTGAGTAGCGCTGACTCGCGCCTGGTAGCGCTCGATGAAGTTTTCAGGCGGAGGGCTGCTTTGTTGGGCGTGCGATCTAGAGGCAAAGAGCGTAATGGAATAGCCAATGAACAGAAGCAGGTTCAGCAGGCATCCGGACGACGTGATTCTTCGAAGGCGGGGCAAGCTCATGCTTCGATCCTATACGGTTCGAAATAACGAATCTAGCCGGTAGAACATTGTTCTTCCCGCTTGCTGATAAGCGGTAAAGATGCGGAGTATACTCGGCTGAGCGAATCTGAACGGAATGGCAATGGGAAATGTAGACGTGCTGTTGAGACCTCGCGAAGCGGCGGCGGCTCTTGGTGTCAGCTATCCAACGATCAAGCAATGGATCCTGGCGGGGAAGCTAAAGACCATCAAGACACCGGGGGGCCATCATCGTGTTCCACAGAGCGAACTCAACCCGATGATGAAATCGAGACCGGAAGGTCCGTCGAAAGCGTCCCGCGATCGCTTCAGGAACGTGAGTGGAAGAAACCAGCTGGTAGGAAAAGTCACCGAAGTTCAGATCAGCGGTTTGATGGCGAAAGTGGTTCTTCAGATTGGCGACCAGAGTATTACTTCTATTATCACTGCGGACGCCGCCCGCGAGATGCAGCTTCGAAAGGGGCAAACCGCGGCTGCATTGATCAAGTCCACAGAAGTCATGATCGTCAGAGTTTAGAAGAATCTTCCCTGGTAGTCTCTCGGCATCGCCATTCCTGGCACGCCTTGATTGTCCGGTTATTCACCCAAATTTAACCTAAAATTTACGCCGCCCTGCGACGCTTTGAATGGCGCAAGCTATTGCCGTTTTCCTTTTGCTGCGCAGTCATGTCGCTTCCTCCGAACGATGGCGAGGAGTATAGATCGCGGCACTCGGGCAAGCTGCAGTTTTTCTTCAGATCACGTTTATCTTGCAATTTGACTTAAGAGAGGCTCAATGAAAACAAATTTGAAGGCGCTGGCGAGTCTGGCGCTTGTTCTGGCACTCCCATCTGGATACGCCCAGACGGCATCCAGCGGAACGACCAGTTCCACGCCGAAGTCTACTCACAGGAAAGTCCATCGCGCCGCGAAGCCTGAGGGTCCTTCGGTTCAGTCGCAGATCGATTCATTGCGCACGGATATGCAAACCCAGATTCAAAGCCTGAAGCAGCAGCTTTCCGACAAGGATGCGCAGCTCCAGCAAGCACAGCAAGCGGCCGCAGCAGCACAGCAAGCGGCACAGCAGGCCCAAGCCGCGGCCCAGCAGGCGCAGCAAGGGAACACCGACAATACAACCGCGGTCAACAGCCTTCAAGGGGCGGTCACGGACCTCAAGTCCAACAATGCGAGCATCGTGCAGACCGTGCAGGATAATCAGAAGCAGACCCAAGCGGCGATCGAGCACCCTGATGCGCTTCACTACAAAGGCATCACGCTGTCCCCGACGGGCAGCTTCATTGAAGCCGCCACGGTGTACCGCAACGAGGCACTGGGCGCGGACATTAACACCCCGTTCAACTCGATTCCTTTCAATGGTGCGGACAACGCAAATATCAGCGAGTTCTTCGGCACCGGCCGGCAATCGCGTCTGGCGCTGCTGGCAGAAGGCAAGCTGACCAACAACTGGACGCTGCGCGGGTACTACGAAATGGACTGGCTCGGCGCCGGCGTTACGTCCAACAATAACGAGAGCAACAGCTACGTATTGCGCCAACGCCAACTCTGGGCGCAGGCCGAATCCAACAGCGGCTGGATTTTTACTGCCGGGCAGATGTGGAGCCTGGCGACCCAGACCAAGACGGGCATGATCAACCGCACCGAGGTGCTCCCCGCGACCATCGATCCGCAGTACAACGCGGGCTTCGTGTGGGAGCGTCAATATGGCGCACGCATCGTGAAGTCGCTTGACAACAAACAGGTTTGGCTCGGTCTGTCAATTGAGAATCCGCAGACGTTGACGCCGAGCTGCCAGGCGACCGGCACGGGGATCGCCTGCCCCTACAACTACATCATCGGTGCGGCCGGCAGCGGTGGCGGCCTCTACAACGGCGGCGGCGCTCCGGGCGCTACGTCCTCTGCCCCGCTCGCAACCTACTCCTTCAACGTGGCTCCAGACATGATTGCCAAGGCAGTTTTCGAACCTAAGGGTCTTGGTCACTATGAAGTTTTCGGAATTGCGCGCTTCTTCCGCAACCGGGTTTACCCGAATGCACCCGCTCCGGTCGCGGGCGTTGTTACTCCGGTCCCGCAGGTTGGGGCTTATAACGACTCCACGGTTGGCGGCGGTATTGGCGGCAGCGGCTTCTACACGGTCAAGAAGCTTGTCGACTTGAACGTCAACGGCCTATGGGGCGATGGCGTTGGCCGGTATGGTTCCTCCACGTTGCCGGATCTGACTCTGCGCCCGGATGGACAGCTTGCGCTGTTGCACGGATTCTCGGCGCTGGGCCAGGTGACATTCCACGCCACTCCCCGGCTGGACGCTTACTTCAACTACGGCGGCGATTATGCCTTCCGCCGCTACTTCGCGGTTCCTGGCGGAACCGAGGGCTACGGTTCACCGGCCATCAGGGACTCTGGATGCGGCATCGAAGTCACGCCCTCCAACGTGCCTCAGGTCGGTTATCAGCCTAATGCCCCAGCTGGATGCGGCAGCCCAACAAAGGACGTCCAGGAGATCACTGCCGGATATTGGTATGACTTCTACAGGGGCCCGATGGGACGCTTTCGTCAGAGCATCCAGTACAGCTACTTTGATCGCTATGGCTGGTCTGGAACGGGCGGCACTCCGAAGGGCAACGACAACGTCTTCGAAACCTCCTTCCGTTATTACCTTCCCTAGTCTCTTTAAGGAAGCTCAAAAAGAGAGGGGCACCCTACCGGGTGCCCTTTTTCTGTTGTGCGTGACGGATAGCACGTTCGGTGTCAAGATGACATGTTCGTCTAAGCGTCCAGCCGACCGGTAGCGGCCACTTTGGAGTACCAGAGGGCCGAGTCCTTTGGAGTTCTCTTCTGATTTCGATAATCGACATAGGTAAGCCCGAATCGCTGACTGTATCCCTCCGCCCATTCGAAGTTATCCAGCAGGCTCCAGGCATGGTATCCGCGCACATTGGCTCCATCTCTCATGGCACGGGCAAGTTCGGCTAGATGCCCGCGATAGAATTCGACCCGGCGTTGATCCGGCACATGATCGTGGTCCGGTCCATAGGGCGTGTCGCCATAGCTGCAGCCGTTTTCAGTGATCTCGATGATGGGCTTGTTGTATTCATTGCTGATGGTGGTCACGATGTCATAAAGACCTTTGGGCCAAACCTCCCAGGCGAATTCGGTAATCGGTCCTTCGCTTCCTGGGCGCTCGGTGTAAGGCGGAATTGCGGTCGGATTTCCGTTGTCGGAAACGATAGTCCGACGGTAGTAGTTGATTCCTACCCAATCCAGCGGAGCGGTCATGCGCTTGTCGTCGCCCGGCTGGATGCCCATGGTCTCTTCGGGAATGCCCCCAGCGAAGCCCTCGGGATATTTGCCGCGCAGGGCGGTGTTGAGGAACCAGACGTTATTGATCGCATGGAAGCGGGCGGTCGCGGCTTTGTCCGCTTCGCTATCAGTTGCCGGTTCTCCGGGCGACATGCTGTAGGCAGAGCCGATCCTGGCCTTCGGGGCAACTGCCTTCATCGCGCGAAATGCGTCGCCTTGTCCTAGGTTGACGGTGTGAGATGCCTTCAGGAACAGCTTGGGATCAGTCTTTCCGGGAGCGTGAACTCCGCTGCCGTAGCCGAGATAGGTGAACACCCATGGTTCATTGAAGATTGCCCAGGTATCGATCCGGTCCCCGAGCGCCTTAGCGACGATGCCCGTGTAATCGGCGAACTTGGCCGCGGTATCGCGATTGGGCCAACCGCCGAGATCTTCGAGAGGCTGCGGCAGGTCCCAGTGAAAGAGGGTGCACATAGGTCGAATGCCGGCGGCCAAGAGCGCGTCGGTGAGTCGGCTGTAGTAATCCAATCCCTTTTGGTTCACCGCGCCGGCGCCGGTGGGGAGTACCCGAGTCCAGGCAGCGGAAAATCGATAGCTCTTTTGATTGAGCCGCTTCATCAACGCGATGTCTTCTTTGTAGAGGTGGTACTGGTCGCAGGCGACGTCGCCAGTGGCCGCGCCCTTGACCTTACCGCGAGTATGCGAGAAGCGATC includes these proteins:
- a CDS encoding GH1 family beta-glucosidase, producing MNRRNFLTSALAVAGASVVGGTGLPASGLAAPQIGQSLHTADRPWADIPAVALPAGDIGAAQFPKDFWWGTATAAYQVEGAWNLDGKGESIWDRFSHTRGKVKGAATGDVACDQYHLYKEDIALMKRLNQKSYRFSAAWTRVLPTGAGAVNQKGLDYYSRLTDALLAAGIRPMCTLFHWDLPQPLEDLGGWPNRDTAAKFADYTGIVAKALGDRIDTWAIFNEPWVFTYLGYGSGVHAPGKTDPKLFLKASHTVNLGQGDAFRAMKAVAPKARIGSAYSMSPGEPATDSEADKAATARFHAINNVWFLNTALRGKYPEGFAGGIPEETMGIQPGDDKRMTAPLDWVGINYYRRTIVSDNGNPTAIPPYTERPGSEGPITEFAWEVWPKGLYDIVTTISNEYNKPIIEITENGCSYGDTPYGPDHDHVPDQRRVEFYRGHLAELARAMRDGANVRGYHAWSLLDNFEWAEGYSQRFGLTYVDYRNQKRTPKDSALWYSKVAATGRLDA